Below is a window of Chaetodon trifascialis isolate fChaTrf1 chromosome 17, fChaTrf1.hap1, whole genome shotgun sequence DNA.
GCTGTCTCAACACATTAGACAACTCTCGGACTAATTTATCTCGTCATGACCGAATTAAGATGTCGGAAAACAGACACTTTGATGGGAGATAAAGAAGAGGATGAGCACCAAAGTGAGCCCGAGGGGCACAATATACGTAAGTTTAGCTCACCTAGCAGTTTGCTAACTGAACAGCAGTTAGCTTCCTCTGCTAACTTCAGTTAACTTTTCCAGAAGAGCCCCACGTCCGACTGGGATGCTTGTACAGATTGTGACAAAGCCTGTAATTAAACTGTAGACTGTTTCACCACATGAACAGATACTAACGGGCCGGTGAACACGGGGGATGAGGGGAGTGTGGCCAGTGGTGGAGCAAAGGACaagcagcagaaagaggaggatgaggttAAAGAGGAGGATGCTCAGCGTAAACAGGAAGACTCAAACAGACCTGCTAAGACATCCAAGGTGTCCTCTGCATGTAAGTCCACGTCCTTTATATTGAGAGGTCAGAAAAGTTTCAGCACTGCTCCCAGTGCTGGACTGATGATCCTGATGTGGGCCCGTGTCATTTGACACAAGCTTTGCATCTGTTCACTACATATTGTTTATCATGACTGACAATTATGTTGTCCAGATTTAAACTGAAAAGAGTTGACTTCCATAAAAATAGGAAATATATGTAATAACAATTATGAATGAAAGAACTGCACAGTGTTTGAAACAAAGGACAGGATGTGCAGATGTTCACAGTATaaagaaaatgtacagtatacaaATAATTTAAAAGATGTGTTGATGTATGGCATCGAGTCAGATATTTATCACTATATAAAGCATGTAAATCAATATCAGAAGAAGATCCTTTGTTTATGATCACATCTTATTTACCCACACCTCTGTATGAGCAGTTTAAACTGTTATTGGTCAGCAATAATACAGACTCCAACTTTCAAAGGGACAGAGACAAGTTTGACCAGTGACTCAATCAACCTTGGATTTGTCCTTGTTTCATACACTCTCATTATAACTTGTAAGTGTTGTTCTGAGACGTGATGCTGGCTGTTTGTGCTCCTCAGCGGGTTTTTTGCAGCGGCTGGTGAGGGTGTTCTTTGGATGTCTGGCAGCGGTAGCCTGTGGCATGCTTTATGCCGTTTATCTGTCAACATATCATGACAGGAAGTTCTGGTTTTCAACTAGACAGGTGGGTGACCGGCTTTCTTTTGAGCCCGCTTCCATTATATTTCCACTGCACTCATATCAACTGTAAAATTCACTTTCATATGTGTTAGGACCTGGAGCGTGAAATCACCTTCCAAGAGGGCAGCGGGCTCTATTATTACTACTACAAACACATGCTGGCAGCACCATCTTTTGAAAgaggtgtgtgtattttgaatGCAGCTAAACACAACATCAAAGCCGACGCTGACCTGAATTAAAGGCCTCTGAATGTCCCTCTTGTCAGTCAGCTCGCTTCTcatgtgctttgtgttttccagggtTTTATGAGCTGACGCTAGATAACAAGACCGTTTCAGGTCAGACCATCAACATCGTGGAACGCTTGTCTCTGTATCCAGAGCTCATCACGAGCTTCATATACAGAGTCACAAACAGCCAGGTGAGTAGACTCCATGCTGCTGCGCCCAGCAAGAGACGTGTCCACACAAGGCACACCTTTTAGCACTTTGACGTTGTTATTATCCGCTTTTCATGCTTCTGCTCGTATAATTTTGGCCTCGTCCGTGATAAAACCCTgatgtttttccctctctgccttcaGGATTTCGTGGAGCCGATCTACTTCTATGTTGGAGCGGTTTTTGGCCTCCAGGCGGTCTACGTCACCGCCCTGTTTGTGTGTAGCTGGGTGATGAGCGGGACCTGGGTGGCTGGCATGTTGGCCGTGGCCTGGTATGTGatcaacaggtgagaggacatGTGCCGCCACGTTCCCCGTCCTTTACTTTGGGGTGTGTCTGAATGCTTCAttgtgtttcttcctcctctcaaaGACGATCACGTTGGTGAAGTTATCTTCCCTTTGTGAACTTGATCAGACgtcctttctttctgtttctctctcttgttgCTGCTTTCTAATATCAGATGCCTCACAGCAGACTTGAAAACTGGGGGTTCGCTGTGAAGACAAATAAAAGTCTCAGTGATGAAGCATGATAATACCCTCCTGTTTCACACCCCGGCCTCACTTGTCTTCTTTCTGTTTAATGGCGACAAACTCGTCTGTGGGTCATTTCGTCCTCAGACCAGATACGACCAAAGTGGACCATGCTATCCCTCTGCGGGACAACTGGGCTCTGCCTTACTTCTCGTGCCAGGTGACAGCTTTGACTGGATTCCTGAGTAATAACATCAGCTCTGCCACTGAGGTGAGCCTCTCGTGAAACCACGTTTTTTTAAAATAGGTGGAAAACTGCGTTGACACACATGCTGATAACTGTCTCTCTGTAGATGTTTTGCTATCTTACCATGAGTGCCACCACCTTCACCTTCCTCCTGGTCTGGGAACACAGTCACTATGTGCTCTTCATCCAAGGCCTCTGTCTGTTCTTGCTGGACTCTTTTGACCTGGTGCCACCACGTAAGGTAACGCAGTCCCAGCATGATAAAAGGACAATCCCACAGTCTGTTGGCACAATTTTTTTATATAGTTTGTAAGTGATGTAAGTTGAGGAAATCACAAATTgccatttttacactttgtgtgGATAAGCTGatgagatataacatgttaaaaaGTGAGCTTTtgggtgctggtaggcagattgctgtcttcagacagagccaggctagcagtttccccctgtgTCCAggttttgtgctaagctaagctaaatggcTGCAGGCTTTATCTTAACAGCTAAACATGCTTTTTCCtttgcttctcttctctttctctccatcatccCTCCACCTGGAACTCAAGATGGCAGACATTCACAAGGTGTACCTCAGCTCCTTGTTCCTGGCCTACTTGTTCCAGTTTCAGAACCCGACCCTGCTCAGCTCGCCTCTGCTCAGCCTCCTGATTGGCTCAGTGCTCGCGAGGTACTTCCAGGTAGAGTTAGCTGCTCCCTCACGTCAGAGCTTCCATATCGGAGATATTTGTTTTAACTTGCATTGAATCCAAAGTGGGGGGGCTCGAGTAAAGACCAGTTGAATTACTGGTTCACTGGTTAATCAGTCAACAGATTATAATCGGTGACTTTTGAAGACTGATTGATCATTGAACTTATTTATCAAGTAAGAAAACTACATTTCCTGGTTGCACCTTTTTAAATGTGAGGACTTTTTGggttttttaaataaaaaactgatTGTCCAGGGTTTGAATGCACAGTTAAATCATCTCAATgctgttttttgtatttcaactgcagcagaagatgaagatggGACCTCTTGTAGCCAGAGTGATGAAGCTCTTCTTGCATTTCCACCTGGTCTTCACCACGGGGATCACCTTCAGTTACCTGGTTAAGGTAAAAAACAAGAACATGGGTTGGTTACCTCCATGGATCCGTTTGTTATCACAGTGAAGAGAATTCATCTCTAGTTATTGTTGGTTGATcgtctctttttttaatttcagaaacTGATCCCTGTCAGTGAGAGTGACTTCATATTGAAATTCCTTGAAGTAAAATTTGGGCTCAACACAACAACGTGAGTCACAGCCACTGCATTAAAAGTGTGGACACTGGTTTTACTAAATGCTGGCATTGTTTGTTGCTCTATGCCTTTTTTAACACTGTCCTCGTcagtctttattttctctctgtataatctgatttatttctgtttgttagtGACTTTGTCACCAACTTCCTGCTGTGCCAAGAGAGCTTCCAGACACCCAGTCAGGACTTATTTCTAAGACTGACGCAGGCCTCCGTGCTGCCCTTCTACTTCCTGGTGCttgctgtctgcctgctgtccACCCTGCAGACCATCTACAGAAGACTCAGGTGAGACGCACGGTGCCACAGATATTTCTTTCTCAAGCTGCGTGTTGTTCATACAGTCTGAAGTTCTTCTGTTTGAGGCTCCGCTGTCGGCCGGAGAATTCACGTCCTGATGCTGACGGGATTTTTGCTTTCACACAGTGGTCAGCCAATGAAAACCAACCTCAGACTCGAAGATGGACGAATAGGAGAGCAGCCAGAGGTCATCTATCATGTTTTTCACACGCTGCTTTTTGGAGGCCTGGTTCTGCTGTTTGATGGGTACGACCATCTGCGTTCGGATGTCTAACATGTTTCTGGAGTAAATGATCAAATGTTGATTCGTTTTCGGTTGTGGCGCCGCTGGACGTTGACTGTGTTCTTCTTTTCATGCAGGATGAAATATTTATGGACCccgtatgtgtgcatgtttacagcGTTCGGTGTGTGTTCTCCGGACCTCTGGATGACTGTGTTTAAGTGGCTCAAACTGAAGTCCATCCATCCTGTAGTGCTGGTGAGAGGCCTCTGATGCTTTCAACACTTTCAAcagcaaaaaacattttctcctaTTTTcgctgaaaaaaatgaatatcttAACTTGCTGAATCTGTTAATTTTAacgtttttttttaacctctccAGTCTCTGATCCTGAGCACTGCAGTTCCAACCATCATTGGATTCAGTTTGTGGAGAGaggtgagatttttttttagcatcatTTCAAGCTTTACGTCAGACATTTAAAAGCACCTGATATCCTCCGacactgctctcctctgtgttgcAGTACTGCCCTCGCGTCTTAGCAGAGTTGTCAGACCTGCAGGAGTTCTACGACCCAGATACAGTAGAGCTGATCAGCTGGATCAGGTGGGTCGGCAGATCTTTCTGTACGTTCAGAGAATCTACGTAAGTCTTTTATTGTCTCATCTAACGTCGTCTTCTCGTCCAGGTCACAGGCTCCACTGGCGGCCGTCTTTGCCGGCAGCCCTCAGCTGTTAGGAACCGTGAAGTTGTGCTCAGGATCAGCTGTGACTAGCTTACCGCTTTACTCAGACGGCAGCCTGCTGAGGAGGAGTGAAGACGTGAGTGAGATGAACGGAGACGCTTTGTACTGGACAGTAATTGCATGAGACGCCTCAAagagtgcagccagttttaaaCGAAGCTAGAGAGCACAAGTCCTTTGGTTTTAAAGAGGTGATTCAAAATGCATTGTACTGATAATTTATGCTATGATGCAGTGTGTTTGAATAATATGTCACATTGGgccttttaaaaaatgttgcattCTCTCCAtcacctttttttctgctcatttgCTATTAGAGACATAAAAATGCTCCAAACCATTTGAACTGTGCTCCATCGGATTTTGATTTTCCTCATCACATTGTTCTCGTTCTTTCCTCCTGTAGACTTACCAGGTCTATGCAATGAGATCTGCAGAGGAAATCTACAAGATTCTGACCTCTCAGAAGACAAACTATGTGATCATCGAGGAGTCGCTGTGTAACGAGCTTAGTATTAATAAAGGCTGTCGGATCAAAGACCTGCTCGACATCGCCAACGGACATGTGAGTTTAGACGCTTATTATTTTGCCGCCAGCTGCCAAGCTGTGCTTTTCAATGGTGCGTATTGTTGCCACCAGGAGGACATCATGACTTTAAGGAGGTTGGATGTaggttttaaatgtttttcagtcagACGAAGCATATaagacaagactttattgatcccatgtTGAGTAAAATTAACTTCTTAcaacaagaataaaaaggaatagacaataaaaaaggtAGAAAGTAAATCAAGCATTGAGTATGACGTGAGTTTTTAATCAGGTGTTATCCTCACTCACGTTTCCTATTCTCTCGTCATATTCAGGTTGTTTATGACAAAGGAGAGATTTACTCCTTCTCCAAGCACGGAAGGTTCTGCCAGGAGATAAAGCTGAACTACTCGCCCTACACGAACTACTTCACTCGAGTTTTCTGGAACCGCTCGTACCACGTCTACAAAGTGAACTCCGTCATCTCCTTTCAgtactgacagcagcttccGCCTCCCTGCTGAGACTCCGCTGAGCCTGGCTCTGCCGTCTGCAGGCGCTCGCATCCTGTCCACAGTGTAACACAGACGACTGCAGCATGTGGTTGTGCTGCGTGCTCGGAGAAAAAACGTCTGATCATTGTTACCTTACACATCCCGGTGCAGATGCAAATTCGAACCAGCTGGGATCAGCTGAGCGCACTGTCCTTGTTCTGGCCTTCACGTCGCTTGTTCAACATAAGAGGACCCTGCTGAAGTTGAAATATGCCATATTGATTCCTGTACTGTAGTTTTATAAGCCATGCGTTTCTGTTACCGTGATGCAGTTGATGAAGGAGGAGGCTGATGCGTGACTTTGAGTTTTTTAGGCTCAATATTTTGAGTCAACAAATCGTGGTCGTATTTTTGCGCATATTGTTTTGCGCTACTtagcaaatgttggcatgctCACATGGTAAAACTGAGATGGTAAACATCAACAAACCGTCTGCTGACGTCAAAGCGCTGACTACAAAACAATGACTACAATTTAATATCCTGACATAATCTGATAATTATGTCTTGATTGGGAGAAAATAATTTGATATTTGAGCATATGATTACATCTCTATGTTGGAATACTGAGCCAAGTCATGATCACTGATGGGCCACCACAGCACAGTTTAAATCAAGAAAGCTTAAGGCTTATTCAGAATATTTTATCTGAAGAAAATGCGATTATTAAGAGGAATTGAGACCTATAGAAATTGGCAATCATAGCTGTTCCTCCCCTCACATTCTGCTCGTTTCCTCACAAAAGTACTCATGCAgtaatgtgtatgtatgttgtaCTTTAGACAGTTGCTGCTCCCATATGCTAAACTTTAATAGGGATTATGTGTCTTTGTGCGTTAATAAATCCCTGGGCTCTGCCATCAGCTGCACTCCTGCAACACTGGAAGATCAAGCACTCCTGACGCCAGATATGAAGTGAAGATGAATGGAAGGTCAGTGTTTGGACTGCAGGCTGGATGGTTTTAATGTGTCATATGTGCTCTGCTTTTCCCGTTTTAAGGGAGCAGATCTGTTCACTGCACATAACAACGGTGCTTGGCATGATGGAGGGGTGTTATGTCCAAATATCAGCTGAATGACCCAGGGCAAAGCAAACAACGTCTTTTAAACTGATTGCGTCTCTTTCAGCCTTAAGAGCAGTGGAGGCTTGTTCTGAAGCTGCTCCTTTCTGTTGCATTATGTTCATCATCCTCTTCGTCTGGATGCCTTATTTTGAGATGTGGGAACTGACCGACTGACATGTCTTTATCAATCGGACCTTTTGCTAGATTTTCCAGGCCCTGGATGTTGCCTTGAAGTGTTTGGTGGTAAATTCCTCCTGGTGCTATCATGCAAGTGTCACCAATATCAATCCCTCTGCAAAAGGCCATGTAGTGAATATTAGGTTTTATTGATTTACTTGTGGGGATTAAAAGTGTGTATAAGTTGATGAATAAAAAGCTGATCTCTACAGTATGTTCATGCTTTTGCCATGTGCTGCCTTAAATTGTCATTTTAAcgttgtgcttttttttttaattctcgttgaaaaaagaaagcataagattatatattttaaaattaaattttagAAAATacttgaaacaagtgaaatagCGTGAAACGTAGAGCATAAATATGCGCAAATATGGCGCACTGTGATTCTCCTCGGCGACGAAGCGGAACCGGAAATACGGCGCAGAGATGGCGAAGCGCAGAATGAATTATGTGAGAACTAAACAGTCCGTGTAGCTGTTCCGGCACTTATTTTAGATATTCTTAATGTGTATTTAGCTCAGATATCCTCTATTGTTCATTTTTGCCTGTTAAGGTAAGAAAAACCGTCCCTCTGTGTCGGGGCCAGGCTGTTAGAGATTAGCCAGTTAGCATGAATATTAGCTCAAAACAACGCTGGCTACACACACACGACAGAGAAAGGGTGAAAGGGATGCAACCACCGGCAGCCGCTACCGACCTGGGTTCAGTCACAGTTTGACTCCTGTCGACAAAGAACTGAAAATCCGCCCAGTCGGGACTACACGTTAACGGGATAAACACTTTCCTGTCTgctacagaaaataaaacactagCTGCTTCACGAGCCTAGCATCAGGAGATACCTATCTAGGTTGCATAGGTTGGGTGTACGTGAGAGGTTTTATGCTGAATATGCCACTAAATCCATTTTATAAGTGAACATGAAAGCAAGAGAATGAATACATACACGTGCACAAAACGTAATGCACGTGGCCATGTGTTTCCGAAGGAAAGGTAATGTGATGTTACAAGAAATGGCCCTGCGGTCATGTATGTTGTCACAAACATGGAAGTTTAAGCAGGAAGAAGTTTTTTCAGTATGAAAAATTAACCCTGATAACGTCACTActtttttctcagacttgacacAGTCCTCCAGACCCATAGAGGACTTTACTGTTGACATTACAGTCACTCAGGAGTAAATTACTCCCCTGATGATGAACTGATCCTGTGTCTGTTATACTGCTTACTGTAAGCCTTGCAAGATAAACCCAAGTTTAAAATCTCTGTCACTGTTCACCAGGGGAGGATGAGCGCGGAGGCGGCGGACCGGGTAGCTGCTGTGGCCAGCAGTCGGCCCAGCACGCCTCTTCAGACCTCTTGGTTTGAGTTCCTCCTGGACGGCAGCCTGCTGGAGAAACACCTGCAGAAGTCAAACCCAGGTCAGCTCAGTGTTCAGAATGAATGACAGTTATTATACAGCGACTTCTGGTAGATTTGTAGTGGTCTCATAATCAAATCAATCCCTCCTTTGAGTAACGGGCTAAACGTGAACAACAAGATACCAAACTGTGATTTTTGCATCTAGAATGAAActttaatatgaaaaatgtcagtCAAAATCTTAAgattttggtgtgtttttgtcagaatcATTATAGTTTGATGCATTTCTTAAGTCGGTGTCATGAGTGGACACCTCCAGCGAATCAACCATGTTCTTTTTAATGTATGtacgagtgtgtttgtgtgtatttccacAGACCCGACACCAGTGCAGCTGATCATCCAGTTCCTGGAGCAGGCGTCCAAGCCCTCCGTGAACGAGCAGAATCAAGTGCAGCCTCCAGCAGACAACCGCAGGAACCGTACCCTGAAGCTGCTGGCTCTGAAAGTGGCTGCACACATGAAGTGGGACCTGGATGTTCTTGAGAAAGGGTAAGCGTGTGTGAAAGGCTCTTCTAAAATAAACGTGGAGGAAGACAGTGTCGCTTTCCAACTTTTCATGCTTATGTAAGATGGTCGACCTTGCATTTGATTCAGTGGATATGAAAGGGTGTCAGGGTTGCAGATATTTGTCGTTTTGTCCAGGACACTGGTATCCTTCACTTTAGCTGATGTCTGAAATGTAAGCTTGTTGGTTTTCCCCCAGTGACGCCGGTCATGTCCTAGGATTTGTGGCTTTAAATTATGCAAAGCATTTTTGAAGGGCAGCCTAATTAATTTGGCAGAAATAGGAAGTTGCCAGCAAagcaaagatgaaaatgtcTCAGCACGTCTTTAATAGTTGTGACTTCTGTCCAATCATACAGACGATTGCATCAGGTGATGATTTATTCTTCTTCCCCGTCAGCTTGACCATTCCAGTATTAAATATGTTACTGAACGAGCTCCTGTGTGTGAGCAAAGTGCCACCTGGAGTGAAACATGTGGACCTGGACCTGTCCACTCTGCCTCCTACTACAGCCATGGCTGTCGTCATATACAACCGCTGGTGAGTAAAGCCTACAATGAAAACACACGAAACTCACAGAGGTCAGACGCACCAGCTGAAGTCGTAGAAGAGCCGAGCTAATCCGCTGTGGTCGGACAGTTTTTTTACTGTTCTGTCTCAGAGGAAGTTACTGCAGCCTGAAGTGGACTTGAGTGCATCCGATCATTCAGTGATGTGTAGTAGTTTAATTCACATTAGTTGCAAAGAATAAATGAAAGGAAGAAACTGCAGAAATTGAAAGGATAACAAAGAATTTTAACTGTCCTCATGTCCAATTCTTCCTGTCTTTCAAAGGGCCATCAGAACCATTGTGCTGAGCAGCTTTCCAGAGAAACAGACCAAACCGGGACCTCACCAGATGAACATGTAACTGctgctccttccttcctgtcacctCCCTCTGAATTGGAATAAGCTTATTACTGTGGGCAGCAAAGAAGGAAAACTCCATTTTTAATAACGTGTGGGCATGCGTGTGGACTAGGTCTTATCCAGGCACCGCTGCAcataaaagttaaaaagaaaacagcagcacttttGTTTAAAGTGGTCGGTTTGAGTTGTGAGTTCTCATCTTCTGGCATCTTCCAGGTTAAGTGTTGtgcagcaggagaaggagatgaCTGAAAACATCCTGACTGTGGTGAGTTaacacatttttgttgtgtatcAAGTAGAAATCCCCAAACACTGTCATGAAATATATGTTCTCCAACTATTGCAGATATAAATAAAGgttattcacatttgagaagcatTTCGGTATCGCAGATAGTTTTGATTTTGTAAAGGTTTGGACTTTTCACTATATCACCTGTCCACTGTCTCAGAAATGATCCAGCAGGTGAAGTGAAGTGTGCTTTCTTCTCATGCCCTCAGCTGAAAGAGCAGGCGACTGACTCCATCAGTGTCCTGGAaggagctctgcagctgaagaaagaCTTCTACGTTCACACGCTGAGGACTCTGGATCTGCTGGCTGCCGATGCTGCTGCCAACGGAGAGACAGAGTCCTCGACTGCAGGGCTTCGCATCAGTGCGGATGAGCTGCACTGTCAGGTTAGCGGACAGCAGTGTTTCTTTCTGGGCTTCTGAGTGCAGATTACATCAACTAGCGTCTCATTTGTGTTTGGTGTTTCAGGTGCATTATGACGTAGGAGGTATTTTCTTCCAGCAAGGCTGCACAGACCAGTCAGCCTATCAGAAAGCCAGGGATCActtcagacagacaaaggaaCTGTTAAAGAAGGTACTTCAACCTGAAGTCACTAACATGTAGCTATGATGCTGCTGTAAGCCCTCAGGCACATTGTGGTTTCTGATGCTGTGTTACATAAATCATCATTAAACTGGTCCCGTAGTCGTGATGGTAATGCTTGAAGTcctgcatgcaaacactgaatttgtGCTGCACGCACATTGAAACACTGCACAGTTGAATATAAGTAAAATTGACCTTCTGTAAGACAGTTTTCCTCCAGCAAAGTTTGTGAATCTCTGTcacttcttcatgtttttcagctggACTCGACTGTCCACGTTCACCTGGATGAGAAGCGTCTGGCTGGCTACTGGAACGCCTGCAAGGCTTTGACTGAAGACTGTGACTCAGACTCCCAGACCACATCCTACGATCAGATCAACAGCCTGATCCGGGGCCGTAACTACCAGGTCAGAGCCGACGCTGCGGCGACAGTAAAGCTAAAGATTTGTTTCGTAAAAATACACCTGAGACGACACAGTGAATAAGGTGGCATTAGTACAGCTCCATGTGTAGCCATCACGTGTAGTTCTTTACATGATGTTAAactctctctctgacagtgtGTCATTGAGGCCTTCATCAAAGACAACGTGTCCCGCAGTTTGCCAAACCACTTCAGACGTTCTGTTCTCAGGGAGTTCCTGTACAAAGTCCAACAGGGGTGAGACCGCCATTCAATCCAGCATCAAAACTGATTCAGACAAAGCAGTTTGCAGTGTGACACAACCTGTAATAAAGGCAGAGTCATCCAGAAGTGTAAGGATTGAAGAGGATGTCTAGTTCTTAGTGcaggctgtttttttgttgtcatATCCACAAACAGCCCATTTCTAACACTCCGCAGGGAGTCGGGTCTGGACGAGGTTTGCCacaagctgtgtgtttgcaacGCCGTCCGAGACGCTTTGGAAGGAGAAGTCCTCAGTGTGCgtttccagcagctcctcctcaagCCCAGTAAAAGGATGGTGGACTTCATTTTAGAGGTACTCCTCTTCTAATATTGTGATTCTTGCAGGAGCAACTAATGCCGGAGCTTTGATGATGAATGCACAAACCTCGGCTCATGCAAAGGTTTCTCAGATT
It encodes the following:
- the LOC139345890 gene encoding probable C-mannosyltransferase DPY19L4, with product MTELRCRKTDTLMGDKEEDEHQSEPEGHNIHTNGPVNTGDEGSVASGGAKDKQQKEEDEVKEEDAQRKQEDSNRPAKTSKVSSASGFLQRLVRVFFGCLAAVACGMLYAVYLSTYHDRKFWFSTRQDLEREITFQEGSGLYYYYYKHMLAAPSFERGFYELTLDNKTVSGQTINIVERLSLYPELITSFIYRVTNSQDFVEPIYFYVGAVFGLQAVYVTALFVCSWVMSGTWVAGMLAVAWYVINRPDTTKVDHAIPLRDNWALPYFSCQVTALTGFLSNNISSATEMFCYLTMSATTFTFLLVWEHSHYVLFIQGLCLFLLDSFDLVPPRKMADIHKVYLSSLFLAYLFQFQNPTLLSSPLLSLLIGSVLARYFQQKMKMGPLVARVMKLFLHFHLVFTTGITFSYLVKKLIPVSESDFILKFLEVKFGLNTTTDFVTNFLLCQESFQTPSQDLFLRLTQASVLPFYFLVLAVCLLSTLQTIYRRLSGQPMKTNLRLEDGRIGEQPEVIYHVFHTLLFGGLVLLFDGMKYLWTPYVCMFTAFGVCSPDLWMTVFKWLKLKSIHPVVLSLILSTAVPTIIGFSLWREYCPRVLAELSDLQEFYDPDTVELISWIRSQAPLAAVFAGSPQLLGTVKLCSGSAVTSLPLYSDGSLLRRSEDTYQVYAMRSAEEIYKILTSQKTNYVIIEESLCNELSINKGCRIKDLLDIANGHVVYDKGEIYSFSKHGRFCQEIKLNYSPYTNYFTRVFWNRSYHVYKVNSVISFQY